One segment of Chelmon rostratus isolate fCheRos1 chromosome 17, fCheRos1.pri, whole genome shotgun sequence DNA contains the following:
- the proza gene encoding protein Z, vitamin K-dependent plasma glycoprotein a yields the protein MRFTTTCAALLCLLAAAVAAVHTSQTVFLDKQQASSVISRQKRNAGNPAPPSSLEQICMEKVCTYEQARSVFQDSYRTDIFWAVYVDGDQCIDNPCKNGAMCSDSVGGYDCVCKSGFTGVHCEKDETLCTLEKNKGCSQFCKPGYTSYECSCAQGWKLSRSDRNKCEPAVTFPCGKVSSLSRWNDRLSSNTRSNFEGLSCTSSECPWQALLKSSESTGFCSGVILKENLVLTSAKCANKYSTFQVSVGKRSTSFDPGEQTLYVKVVHVHSRYVEGRPENDLAVIELRDRIIFKKDVIAACLPERDFADSVLMEGELPAIITGWKEPSQGSSFQGSLTLNQLAYKRLSQCVETHPNMMTNKMGCTTPRANADCTMSSGSPLLTLYRDVFFLTGVVSQPAGADCTKGYIFQKVSRYLGWLRPLMGSR from the exons ATGCGCTTCACAACCACGTGTGCCGCTCTGCTGTGCCTGCTGGCGGCCGCTGTGGCTGCCGTTCACACCTCCCAGACAG TGTTCTTGGACAAGCAGCAGGCGAGCTCTGTGATCTCCCGTCAGAAGAGGAACGCTGGTAACCCGGCTCCGCCTTCCAGCCTGGAGCAGATTTGCATGGAGAAAGTGTGCACCTACGAGCAGGCCAGAAGTGTCTTCCAGGACTCGTACCGCACG GATATCTTCTGGGCTGTCTATGTTG aCGGGGACCAGTGCATAGATAACCCCTGCAAAAATGGAGCCATGTGTTCGGACAGCGTGGGGGGCTACGACTGCGTCTGCAAGTCGGGTTTCACGGGGGTCCACTGTGAAAAAG ACGAGACTCTGTGCACCCTGGAAAAGAACAAAGGCTGCTCCCAGTTCTGTAAACCAGGCTACACGTCCTACGAGTGCTCCTGCGCACAAGGATGGAAGCTCAGCCGCTCGGACAGGAACAAGTGCGAGCCTGCAG TCACGTTCCCCTGCGGGAAGGTGAGCAGTCTGAGCCGGTGGAACGACAGACTGAGCAGCAACACGCGCAGCAACTTTGAAGGCCTGAGCTGCACCTCTTCAGAGTGTCCCTGGCAg GCTCTCCTGAAGAGTTCAGAGTCCACAGGCTTCTGTAGCGGAGTCATTCTGAAGGAGAACCTGGTCCTGACTTCAGCTAAGTGTGCAAACAAATACAGCACCTTCCAGGTGTCTGTCG gCAAGCGCAGCACCAGCTTTGACCCTGGAGAGCAGACGCTGTATGTGAAAGTAGTTCACGTCCACTCGCGCTACGTGGAAGGTCGCCCTGAAAACGACCTGGCCGTGATTGAGCTCCGCGACCGCATCATCTTCAAGAAAGACGTGATTGCTGCCTGTCTGCCGGAAAGAGACTTCGCCGACAGCGTCCTGATGGAGGGGGAGTTGCCAGCCATCATCACCGGCTGGAAAGAGCCCAGTCAGGGATCTTCTTTCCAGGGCTCGCTCACCCTGAACCAGCTGGCCTACAAACGCCTGTCTCAGTGTGTGGAGACTCACCCCAATATGATGACCAATAAAATGGGATGCACCACTCCTCGCGCCAATGCCGACTGCACCATGAGCTCCGGCAGCCCCCTGCTCACCCTGTACAGGGACGTGTTCTTCCTCACTGGGGTGGTCAGCCAGCCGGCAGGGGCTGACTGCACTAAAGGCTACATCTTCCAGAAGGTGTCGCGCTACCTCGGCTGGCTGCGGCCGCTCATGGGTTCACGTTAG